One stretch of Clavibacter californiensis DNA includes these proteins:
- a CDS encoding TetR/AcrR family transcriptional regulator: protein MPRAGLDPATVTEAGAALADEIGLAGLSMGAVAERLGVKTPSLYKHVASLADLQHRIAVLATVEAGDAMRDATQGRSGEEALTGAAHALRDYVTAHPGRYAATVGARSTGDGDPLDPARARALDALSAVLHGYRLGEADRIHALRMLRSVLHGFATLEVADDFQMATDIDVSFGWIVAFLDGGLRATAGGGRAS, encoded by the coding sequence GTGCCTAGGGCCGGGCTCGATCCCGCGACGGTCACCGAGGCGGGCGCCGCGCTCGCGGACGAGATCGGCCTCGCGGGCCTCAGCATGGGCGCCGTCGCCGAGCGGCTGGGCGTCAAGACCCCGTCGCTCTACAAGCACGTCGCCTCCCTCGCCGACCTCCAGCACCGGATCGCCGTGCTCGCCACCGTCGAGGCGGGCGACGCGATGCGCGACGCGACGCAGGGCAGATCCGGCGAGGAGGCGCTGACCGGCGCGGCGCACGCGCTGCGCGACTACGTGACCGCGCACCCGGGGCGCTACGCGGCGACGGTCGGCGCGCGGTCGACGGGCGACGGCGATCCGCTGGATCCGGCGCGCGCCCGAGCCCTCGACGCCCTCTCCGCCGTGCTGCACGGCTACCGGCTCGGCGAGGCCGACCGGATCCACGCGCTCCGGATGCTGCGGAGCGTGCTGCACGGCTTCGCGACCCTGGAGGTCGCCGACGACTTCCAGATGGCGACCGACATCGACGTGAGCTTCGGCTGGATCGTCGCGTTCCTCGACGGCGGCCTGCGGGCGACGGCCGGCGGCGGGCGCGCGTCGTGA
- a CDS encoding ABC transporter substrate-binding protein yields MPQQSSSAFGNGLTRRSLLSAGVGAAAVGLLAACSGGGGGASGAAGDLKFWNMPWGAPAFLTEDKAISAAYKPASGFGKVSYQQVQWANFTQTFSTAVAANNGPAVSSGGGTTAFLFESQGKIAYADDLIETWKGNGIYDDFLPGLVDTLKTANGYAAVPYNLDMRMYWYRKDLLEKAGADVPTDWDSYEAACAALKKIGVYGYGTRSGAGAFTGFHQIVAHMINNGGGLFDPDQNPDVVTDKNIEAVEWVLGMVKNGYVDPRSATYTSDNAYQQMDAGTFGMFWDGAGATANVTPETAAQMVVGDPLVGPGGEKGALYFPNNIMMYKSTPSQENSEAFLTYYYQNMKSLWTKQTGIGLPPLKSIADEAYADDPNTTKILNDWQPISKTWGAPGSNTVFQNVTKVDGTQPTISFAQAVLGGTVTAKASLETLQKELEAGA; encoded by the coding sequence ATGCCACAGCAGTCATCCAGCGCCTTCGGCAACGGCCTCACCCGACGATCCCTCCTGAGCGCGGGCGTCGGCGCCGCGGCGGTCGGCCTCCTCGCCGCATGCAGCGGCGGCGGCGGAGGCGCGAGCGGCGCCGCCGGCGACCTCAAGTTCTGGAACATGCCCTGGGGGGCGCCCGCCTTCCTCACGGAGGACAAGGCGATCTCCGCCGCGTACAAGCCCGCGAGCGGGTTCGGCAAGGTCAGCTACCAGCAGGTCCAGTGGGCCAACTTCACGCAGACCTTCTCGACCGCGGTCGCCGCCAACAACGGCCCCGCCGTGAGCTCGGGCGGTGGCACGACGGCGTTCCTCTTCGAGTCGCAGGGCAAGATCGCCTACGCCGACGACCTCATCGAGACGTGGAAGGGCAACGGGATCTACGACGACTTCCTCCCCGGCCTCGTCGACACCCTGAAGACGGCCAACGGCTACGCGGCCGTCCCGTACAACCTCGACATGCGCATGTACTGGTACCGCAAGGACCTGCTCGAGAAGGCTGGCGCCGACGTGCCGACCGACTGGGACTCCTACGAGGCCGCGTGCGCCGCCCTCAAGAAGATCGGCGTCTACGGCTACGGCACCCGCTCGGGCGCCGGCGCCTTCACCGGCTTCCACCAGATCGTCGCCCACATGATCAACAACGGCGGCGGCCTGTTCGACCCCGACCAGAACCCCGACGTCGTGACGGACAAGAACATCGAGGCCGTCGAGTGGGTGCTCGGCATGGTGAAGAACGGCTACGTGGATCCCCGCAGCGCCACCTACACCTCCGACAACGCGTACCAGCAGATGGACGCCGGCACCTTCGGCATGTTCTGGGACGGCGCGGGAGCCACGGCGAACGTGACGCCCGAGACGGCGGCGCAGATGGTGGTGGGCGACCCGCTCGTGGGCCCCGGCGGCGAGAAGGGCGCGCTCTACTTCCCGAACAACATCATGATGTACAAGTCGACGCCCAGCCAGGAGAACAGCGAGGCGTTCCTCACGTACTACTACCAGAACATGAAGTCGCTCTGGACGAAGCAGACGGGCATCGGCCTGCCGCCGCTGAAGTCCATCGCCGACGAGGCGTACGCGGACGACCCGAACACCACGAAGATCCTCAACGACTGGCAGCCCATCTCGAAGACCTGGGGTGCTCCGGGCTCGAACACGGTGTTCCAGAACGTGACCAAGGTCGACGGCACGCAGCCGACGATCTCGTTCGCGCAGGCCGTCCTCGGCGGCACGGTCACGGCGAAGGCCTCCCTCGAGACCCTGCAGAAGGAGCTGGAGGCGGGCGCGTGA
- a CDS encoding TetR/AcrR family transcriptional regulator, producing the protein MSAVGTSTDPGEALAPAGAGLRERRRMATTTEISEAALALFEQRGMAATTIHDIAQAAGVSDRTCFRYFPSKEESVLTLHPVFDAPLDAWLADVDRGSAPLPQLEAVYERVLASLDGDRSAIAHQQLRVRRLMADEPQLRSTAVSLDATRSWELAERITTAFGGRITAQEARLVTELAGVAVRAAFDEWADARTAGLDATLVASYAAVRRRLRDIAGTGAA; encoded by the coding sequence ATGAGCGCGGTGGGCACGAGCACGGACCCCGGCGAGGCCCTGGCGCCAGCGGGCGCCGGCCTCCGCGAGCGGCGGCGCATGGCGACGACCACCGAGATCAGCGAGGCGGCGCTCGCGCTCTTCGAGCAGCGCGGCATGGCGGCCACCACCATCCACGACATCGCGCAGGCCGCGGGCGTCTCCGACCGCACGTGCTTCCGCTACTTCCCGAGCAAGGAGGAGTCGGTCCTCACGCTGCACCCCGTGTTCGACGCGCCGCTCGACGCCTGGCTCGCCGACGTCGACCGTGGATCCGCGCCGCTCCCCCAGCTCGAGGCCGTGTACGAGCGCGTGCTCGCGAGCCTCGACGGCGACCGCTCCGCCATCGCCCACCAGCAGCTGCGCGTGCGACGGCTCATGGCCGACGAGCCGCAGCTGCGGTCCACCGCGGTCTCGCTCGACGCGACGCGCTCGTGGGAGCTGGCCGAGCGGATCACGACGGCGTTCGGCGGCCGCATCACGGCGCAGGAGGCGCGGCTCGTGACGGAGCTCGCGGGCGTCGCCGTGCGCGCGGCCTTCGACGAGTGGGCGGATGCGCGCACGGCCGGCCTCGACGCGACCCTGGTCGCCTCCTACGCGGCGGTGCGCCGCCGGCTGCGCGACATCGCGGGCACGGGCGCGGCCTGA
- a CDS encoding DHA2 family efflux MFS transporter permease subunit codes for MSTPPIAETARDETPPSAGHAEADRAASAGAATGDDERLPAGAPLVIGLLVVAAFVVILNETIMSVALPSLMADLDITTATAQWLTTGFMLTMAVVIPATGFILQRFTTRQVFGAAMTLFSLGTLVAATAPGFGVLLIGRIVQASGTAIMMPLLFTTVLNLVPAARRGRLMGIISIVIAVAPAIGPTVSGLILSSLSWRWMFWIVLPIALVALTLGLWKITNLTTPRKLPFDILSVVLSTLAFGGLIFGLSSLGESAEGDAPLPLWIPITVGVLALAAFITRQISLQRQDRALMDLRTFRSRPFVVAIIMVSVSMMALFGSLIVLPLYLQNVLQLGTLETGLLLLPGGALMAILSPIVGRLFDRVGPRPLVIPGAVVVSIALWGMTTMLHEGTSIGWVIAVHLVLNAGLAFMFTPLLTSALGSLPPRLYSHGSATVSTMQQLAGAAGTALFVTVLTTTTVAGLADGQSEVTATAAGVQAAFMIGGFISLAAIVASFFVRRPAEPLPEGVAAH; via the coding sequence ATGAGCACGCCGCCCATCGCCGAGACCGCACGCGACGAGACCCCGCCCTCCGCCGGGCACGCGGAGGCCGACCGCGCCGCGAGCGCGGGCGCCGCGACCGGCGATGATGAGCGCCTGCCCGCCGGCGCCCCGCTCGTCATCGGCCTGCTGGTCGTCGCGGCCTTCGTCGTGATCCTCAACGAGACGATCATGAGCGTCGCCCTGCCGAGCCTCATGGCCGACCTCGACATCACCACCGCCACCGCGCAGTGGCTCACCACCGGCTTCATGCTCACGATGGCCGTCGTGATCCCCGCGACCGGCTTCATCCTGCAGCGCTTCACCACGCGCCAGGTGTTCGGCGCGGCCATGACGCTGTTCTCGCTCGGCACGCTGGTCGCGGCGACCGCGCCCGGGTTCGGCGTGCTGCTCATCGGCCGCATCGTGCAGGCCAGCGGCACGGCGATCATGATGCCGCTGCTGTTCACGACCGTCCTCAACCTGGTGCCCGCCGCGCGCCGCGGCCGCCTCATGGGCATCATCTCCATCGTCATCGCGGTCGCCCCGGCGATCGGCCCGACGGTCTCCGGCCTCATCCTCAGCTCGCTGTCGTGGCGCTGGATGTTCTGGATCGTGCTGCCCATCGCGCTCGTGGCGCTCACGCTCGGCCTCTGGAAGATCACGAACCTCACCACCCCGCGGAAGCTGCCGTTCGACATCCTCTCCGTCGTGCTCTCCACGCTCGCGTTCGGCGGCCTGATCTTCGGCCTCTCGAGCCTGGGCGAGTCGGCCGAGGGCGACGCGCCCCTGCCGCTGTGGATCCCCATCACCGTCGGCGTGCTCGCGCTCGCCGCGTTCATCACCCGCCAGATCTCGCTGCAGCGCCAGGATCGCGCGCTCATGGACCTGCGCACCTTCCGCAGCCGCCCGTTCGTGGTCGCGATCATCATGGTGAGCGTCAGCATGATGGCGCTGTTCGGCAGCCTCATCGTCCTGCCGCTCTACCTGCAGAACGTGCTGCAGCTCGGCACGCTCGAGACCGGCCTGCTGCTGCTCCCCGGCGGCGCGCTGATGGCGATCCTGTCGCCCATCGTCGGCCGCCTGTTCGACCGCGTCGGGCCGCGCCCGCTCGTGATCCCCGGCGCCGTCGTCGTCAGCATCGCCCTCTGGGGCATGACCACGATGCTGCACGAGGGCACGTCCATCGGCTGGGTCATCGCGGTGCACCTGGTGCTCAACGCCGGGCTGGCGTTCATGTTCACGCCGCTGCTCACGTCTGCCCTCGGATCCCTGCCGCCGCGCCTCTACTCGCACGGCAGCGCGACCGTCTCCACGATGCAGCAGCTCGCGGGCGCCGCCGGCACCGCGCTCTTCGTCACGGTGCTCACGACCACGACGGTCGCGGGCCTCGCCGACGGCCAGTCGGAGGTCACGGCCACCGCGGCCGGCGTGCAGGCGGCCTTCATGATCGGCGGCTTCATCTCGCTCGCCGCGATCGTCGCGTCGTTCTTCGTGCGTCGCCCGGCGGAGCCGCTGCCGGAGGGCGTGGCGGCGCACTAG
- a CDS encoding alpha/beta fold hydrolase translates to MSDTLSIGAETLAYDLVGDGPLVVLAHGMGDSRRSYRFLVPGLVAAGYRVANVDIRGCGESSTGWTGYSRTDIAGDLVALVRHLGGPAVVVGQSISGGAATIAAADAPDVISGVVELAPFTRAQSADLGGLVRAKAHRAATVQLARVLLAGSLAGWMKYLDLAFPTTPADWAAESARIRTTLERPERMAVLRAMAKTSPADAGARLADVRCPVLVVEGGADPDWADPRAEGERILADLPDGLGELAVIDGAGHYPHTETPDRVLALVLPFLGRTLAATTPGARA, encoded by the coding sequence ATGAGCGACACCCTCTCCATCGGCGCGGAGACCCTCGCCTACGACCTGGTCGGCGACGGCCCGCTCGTCGTGCTCGCCCACGGCATGGGCGACAGCCGCCGCTCCTACCGCTTCCTCGTGCCGGGGCTCGTGGCCGCCGGGTACCGGGTGGCGAACGTGGACATCCGCGGCTGCGGCGAGTCCAGCACCGGCTGGACCGGCTACAGCCGCACCGACATCGCGGGTGACCTCGTCGCCCTGGTGCGGCACCTCGGCGGCCCGGCCGTCGTCGTCGGCCAGTCCATCAGCGGCGGCGCGGCCACCATCGCGGCGGCCGACGCCCCCGACGTCATCTCCGGCGTCGTCGAGCTGGCGCCCTTCACCCGCGCCCAGTCCGCGGACCTCGGCGGCCTGGTCCGCGCGAAGGCCCACCGGGCGGCGACCGTGCAGCTCGCCCGCGTCCTCCTCGCCGGCAGCCTCGCCGGGTGGATGAAGTACCTCGACCTCGCGTTCCCCACCACGCCCGCCGACTGGGCTGCCGAGAGCGCCCGCATCCGCACGACCCTCGAGCGACCGGAGCGCATGGCCGTGCTGCGGGCGATGGCGAAGACGAGCCCGGCGGACGCGGGCGCACGGCTCGCCGACGTGCGGTGCCCCGTGCTCGTGGTCGAGGGCGGCGCGGATCCCGACTGGGCCGACCCGCGCGCCGAGGGCGAGCGGATCCTCGCCGATCTCCCCGACGGCCTCGGCGAGCTCGCGGTGATCGACGGCGCCGGGCACTACCCGCACACCGAGACGCCGGATCGGGTGCTGGCCCTCGTGCTGCCGTTCCTCGGCCGCACGCTCGCCGCGACGACGCCGGGCGCCCGTGCCTAG
- a CDS encoding TetR/AcrR family transcriptional regulator encodes MASRGLYSTGVRRRAEIVAAAVRVFGVRGYGAATIKEIADEVGVSPAAVLRYFRKEELLTEVLRQWDRQQPFVSEAAPGLPALRAFVDLMRYHVEHRGFLELYLTFATETSDATHPAHEYMRSRYARTIAQIRGRIAEAVALEQVPPMDDATLDYEAACFLAILDGLEIQWIHNPRMDLPALVGEYVEQSIARWRGGARAAVAPGSASWD; translated from the coding sequence ATGGCGTCCCGCGGGCTCTACTCGACGGGCGTCCGACGGCGCGCGGAGATCGTCGCGGCAGCCGTCCGCGTGTTCGGCGTCCGCGGCTACGGCGCCGCCACGATCAAGGAGATCGCCGACGAGGTCGGCGTGTCCCCCGCGGCCGTGCTCCGCTACTTCCGGAAGGAGGAGCTGCTGACGGAGGTGCTGCGGCAGTGGGACCGGCAGCAGCCGTTCGTCTCCGAGGCCGCCCCGGGCCTGCCCGCGCTGCGCGCCTTCGTCGACCTGATGCGCTACCACGTGGAGCACCGCGGCTTCCTCGAGCTGTACCTGACGTTCGCCACCGAGACGAGCGACGCGACCCACCCCGCGCACGAGTACATGCGCTCCCGGTACGCGCGGACCATCGCGCAGATCCGCGGCCGCATCGCCGAGGCCGTCGCCCTGGAGCAGGTGCCGCCGATGGACGACGCGACGCTCGACTACGAGGCCGCGTGCTTCCTCGCGATCCTCGACGGGCTCGAGATCCAGTGGATCCACAATCCCCGCATGGACCTGCCCGCCCTCGTGGGCGAGTACGTGGAGCAGTCGATCGCGCGCTGGCGCGGCGGGGCGCGGGCGGCGGTCGCACCCGGCTCGGCGAGCTGGGACTGA
- a CDS encoding LLM class flavin-dependent oxidoreductase, with translation MARRQHLGWFLSRGFGPQGWGHPYREWNHDWTRPDLYQQSARELEQAGFELIVMEDAVSLGSPETLDLRVRGAYGGPKHDPLLLAPWLFAATSRIGLVPTINAGITPPYLAARQAQTLQHLSAGRFGINLVTDVGSARHVGLAPLPHDGAYDRADEWMEVVRRLWHSWDGGALVEDPATDRFADGSRLDAFQHRGAHFSVDGPLNAVPSAFGDPVIVSPGGSPRGLSFAGTQSDVQLGLAPLEPAKLLAYRAKVLDAAAAHGRGPGDIRILFVVKPEIVPSEEEARRVVDASRHPADEQLRAIALGWSSDLETDLTRLDLDRPVDRGVFGEHVSHGTIAGLYGGTEDAPLRELLTRKARKGLVSERAGFVGTAEAFADFVEELGDDADNDGLLLSGDLHPVTLHRMLDDLVPVLRRRGILRDELAPGGLRANLFG, from the coding sequence GTGGCCCGCCGCCAGCACCTCGGCTGGTTCCTGTCCCGCGGCTTCGGCCCGCAGGGCTGGGGCCACCCGTACCGGGAGTGGAACCACGACTGGACCCGGCCCGACCTCTACCAGCAGTCCGCGCGCGAGCTGGAGCAGGCCGGGTTCGAGCTCATCGTGATGGAGGACGCCGTCTCCCTCGGCTCGCCCGAGACGCTCGACCTCCGCGTGCGCGGCGCGTACGGCGGCCCCAAGCACGACCCGCTGCTGCTCGCGCCGTGGCTCTTCGCGGCGACCTCGCGCATCGGTCTGGTGCCCACGATCAACGCCGGGATCACGCCGCCGTACCTCGCGGCCCGGCAGGCGCAGACGCTGCAGCACCTGAGCGCGGGCCGGTTCGGGATCAACCTCGTCACCGACGTCGGCAGCGCCCGGCACGTGGGCCTCGCACCGCTCCCGCACGACGGCGCGTACGACCGAGCCGACGAGTGGATGGAGGTGGTCCGCCGCCTCTGGCACAGCTGGGACGGCGGCGCGCTCGTCGAGGATCCGGCCACCGACCGCTTCGCCGACGGATCCCGGCTCGACGCCTTCCAGCACCGCGGCGCGCACTTCTCGGTCGACGGGCCGCTCAACGCCGTGCCCTCCGCGTTCGGCGACCCCGTGATCGTCTCGCCCGGAGGATCCCCGCGCGGCCTCTCCTTCGCCGGCACCCAGTCCGACGTGCAGCTCGGCCTCGCGCCCCTCGAGCCCGCGAAGCTCCTCGCCTACCGCGCGAAGGTGCTCGACGCGGCGGCCGCGCACGGGCGCGGGCCGGGCGACATCCGCATCCTCTTCGTCGTGAAGCCCGAGATCGTGCCGAGCGAGGAGGAGGCCCGTCGGGTCGTGGATGCGTCCCGCCACCCGGCCGACGAGCAGCTGCGGGCGATCGCGCTCGGCTGGTCGAGCGACCTCGAGACCGACCTCACCCGCCTCGACCTCGACCGCCCGGTGGACCGCGGCGTCTTCGGCGAGCATGTCTCGCACGGCACCATCGCGGGCCTCTACGGCGGCACCGAGGATGCGCCGCTCCGCGAGCTGCTCACCCGCAAGGCGCGCAAGGGGCTGGTGTCCGAGCGTGCCGGCTTCGTCGGCACGGCCGAGGCGTTCGCCGACTTCGTCGAGGAGCTGGGCGACGACGCGGACAACGACGGCCTGCTCCTCTCGGGCGACCTGCACCCGGTCACGCTGCACCGCATGCTCGACGACCTCGTGCCGGTGCTCCGCCGCCGCGGGATCCTCCGCGACGAGCTGGCGCCGGGCGGCCTGCGGGCGAACCTCTTCGGGTGA
- a CDS encoding Gfo/Idh/MocA family protein — protein sequence MGEEVFGVGLVGAGPVGQAIHLPTLARMADRFRVVHVMDVDADVAERVAARAGARHSTDADALIQDPAVDVVVIGSPNRFHAEQVVAACRAGKRAVLCEKPLAVSAEEGRAIARASAEHGVPVIVGTMHAFDPAWIAAVAAWDASGRAPHTVRISAVIPPNPDSEDSATEIVGRPAPRVAGEPDLEAQALAVTGGVLGLAIHDLPLARRLLPDARPRVLSARALRPWGYEIVAMVGESVLEIHGIGGASWDPEWTLDAVARDRSLHLDFSLSYVHAGSSTATLTDTHGTTGWGPYPDNGYVGEWEHVHDVITGRAAPVPMEAQLADLDLATDIAEQSAAIIRSGGAVPAATTVDAPRTEVAA from the coding sequence GTGGGCGAAGAGGTGTTCGGTGTGGGCCTTGTCGGGGCCGGGCCGGTCGGGCAGGCCATCCACCTGCCGACCCTGGCGCGCATGGCGGACCGGTTCCGGGTCGTCCACGTGATGGACGTCGACGCGGACGTCGCCGAGCGGGTCGCCGCCCGGGCCGGTGCCCGGCACTCGACCGACGCGGACGCGCTCATCCAGGACCCGGCCGTCGACGTCGTCGTCATCGGCAGCCCGAACCGCTTCCACGCCGAGCAGGTCGTCGCCGCGTGCCGCGCCGGGAAGCGCGCCGTGCTGTGCGAGAAGCCGCTCGCCGTCTCCGCCGAGGAGGGGCGCGCCATCGCCCGCGCGTCCGCCGAGCACGGCGTGCCGGTCATCGTCGGGACCATGCACGCGTTCGACCCGGCGTGGATCGCCGCGGTCGCCGCCTGGGACGCCTCCGGCCGCGCGCCGCACACCGTCCGCATCTCAGCCGTGATCCCGCCGAACCCCGACTCCGAGGACTCCGCCACCGAGATCGTCGGCCGCCCCGCACCCCGTGTCGCGGGCGAGCCGGACCTCGAGGCGCAGGCGCTGGCGGTCACCGGCGGCGTGCTCGGCCTCGCGATCCACGACCTCCCGCTCGCGCGCCGCCTCCTGCCAGACGCCCGCCCGCGCGTCCTCAGCGCGCGCGCCCTCCGGCCGTGGGGCTACGAGATCGTCGCGATGGTGGGCGAGAGCGTGCTGGAGATCCACGGCATCGGCGGTGCATCGTGGGATCCCGAGTGGACGCTCGACGCCGTCGCGCGCGACCGCTCCCTCCACCTCGACTTCTCGCTCTCCTACGTGCACGCCGGATCCAGCACCGCCACCCTCACGGACACCCACGGCACCACCGGCTGGGGCCCCTACCCGGACAACGGCTACGTCGGCGAGTGGGAGCACGTGCACGACGTGATCACGGGCCGGGCCGCGCCGGTGCCGATGGAGGCGCAGCTCGCCGACCTCGACCTCGCGACCGACATCGCGGAGCAGAGCGCCGCGATCATCCGCTCGGGCGGCGCCGTCCCCGCGGCGACGACCGTCGACGCACCCCGGACGGAGGTCGCGGCATGA
- a CDS encoding carbohydrate ABC transporter permease, which yields MAVDTRDTRVADKIGLARRGVGVAGPGRPPSAPRKGRGKTPLGRAGKTLALFALPSLLLLVLLNVYPVVYSFLQSLQKGTPSTLPWETPFVGFENYANVLTSESFRNATTFTIVFTVVGVFGSWIVGLALALLLRTRIPGNGFFKVLLLLPWIVPVVVSATSWNWLVATPQSPVPIILERLGFPDANFLGDPVLAQVVVCVFKVWISFPFMLMMMSSALASVDTNVYEAAKMDGANAWQAFRGVTLPIISRTTYISWVLMTIFCVNDFPTIFLLTQGGPVNATTSLIVLAYQQAFQNLQTGPATAVAFMMTAVLVIVSTLLYRQIKKADIE from the coding sequence ATGGCCGTCGACACCCGCGACACCCGCGTCGCGGACAAGATCGGGCTGGCCCGCCGCGGTGTCGGAGTGGCCGGCCCCGGCCGGCCGCCGAGCGCGCCGCGGAAGGGCCGCGGGAAGACGCCGCTCGGCCGGGCGGGGAAGACGCTGGCGCTGTTCGCGCTGCCGTCCCTCCTCCTGCTCGTGCTGCTCAACGTCTACCCGGTCGTCTACTCGTTCCTGCAGTCCCTGCAGAAGGGCACGCCGTCGACGCTGCCGTGGGAGACGCCGTTCGTCGGGTTCGAGAACTACGCGAACGTGCTCACCTCGGAGTCGTTCCGCAACGCGACCACGTTCACGATCGTGTTCACGGTCGTGGGCGTGTTCGGGTCGTGGATCGTGGGGCTCGCGCTCGCGCTGCTGCTGCGCACCCGGATCCCCGGCAACGGGTTCTTCAAGGTGCTGCTGCTCCTGCCGTGGATCGTCCCGGTGGTCGTCTCGGCGACCTCGTGGAACTGGCTCGTGGCGACGCCGCAGAGCCCGGTGCCGATCATCCTGGAGAGGCTCGGGTTCCCCGACGCGAACTTCCTCGGCGACCCCGTGCTGGCGCAGGTCGTGGTCTGCGTCTTCAAGGTGTGGATCAGCTTCCCGTTCATGCTGATGATGATGTCCTCGGCGCTCGCGTCGGTGGACACCAACGTCTACGAGGCGGCGAAGATGGACGGCGCGAACGCCTGGCAGGCGTTCCGCGGCGTGACCCTCCCGATCATCTCCCGCACCACGTACATCAGCTGGGTGCTGATGACGATCTTCTGCGTCAACGACTTCCCGACGATCTTCCTGCTCACGCAGGGCGGTCCCGTGAACGCGACGACGTCGCTGATCGTGCTGGCATATCAGCAGGCCTTCCAGAACCTGCAGACCGGCCCGGCGACCGCGGTGGCCTTCATGATGACGGCCGTGCTCGTCATCGTGTCGACGCTGCTGTACCGGCAGATCAAGAAGGCGGACATCGAATGA
- a CDS encoding Fic family protein, whose amino-acid sequence MIKLRGAGEELHMSYVELVWDPQDSAHLSRRDRARGVYRAFVPEELPTSLPQLGREAEDAATDALAVLARADERIRRRAGYLNHLLIRSESISSSWIEGNRVTPKRLAIAELLQQGTRVALDVIANVRATEDAIDTLADRERRITVLDFEALQHVIEPSLAEGIRTEQNWVGGSGWSPLRADFVPPPEGEVRRLLEDLARFCTDTEGNPVVRAAIAHAQFETIHPFIDGNGRTGRALIHTVLRRGDAVRDILIPISTVLSADADAYIAGLTAFRAGRVDEWVRAFAEAAELAAGTAVRLAKDVARLDQESVERLVEHRRQQGLAPARPRADAVVLRILDRLATDPVLTEESAARTHGVSRVAAHRALTQLADAGVLARNKDQKGRLVCWTADRHLALVALSERSNRVGGGDTTARRPRQGPPAPEASAVGHLRGTDRSEG is encoded by the coding sequence ATGATCAAGCTGAGGGGTGCCGGAGAGGAGCTGCACATGTCGTACGTGGAGCTCGTCTGGGATCCGCAGGACTCGGCTCACCTCAGCCGCCGTGATCGCGCGCGGGGCGTCTATCGGGCGTTCGTGCCCGAGGAGCTCCCCACTTCCCTCCCGCAGCTCGGGCGCGAAGCGGAGGATGCCGCGACCGACGCCCTCGCGGTGCTGGCGAGAGCCGACGAACGGATCCGACGCCGAGCCGGCTACCTCAATCACCTGCTCATCCGGTCCGAGAGCATCTCCTCGTCCTGGATCGAGGGCAACCGCGTGACTCCGAAGCGACTCGCGATCGCCGAGCTCCTGCAGCAGGGGACGCGGGTCGCCCTCGACGTCATCGCGAACGTGCGGGCCACCGAGGACGCGATCGACACCTTGGCGGATCGTGAGCGCCGAATCACCGTCCTGGACTTCGAGGCGCTCCAGCACGTCATCGAGCCCTCGCTCGCCGAGGGGATCCGGACGGAGCAGAACTGGGTCGGGGGATCCGGCTGGTCCCCGCTCCGGGCGGACTTCGTGCCGCCGCCGGAGGGCGAGGTCCGTCGGCTCCTCGAGGATCTCGCCCGCTTCTGCACGGACACGGAGGGCAACCCGGTCGTGCGGGCTGCCATCGCGCACGCCCAGTTCGAGACGATCCACCCCTTCATCGACGGGAACGGGCGCACGGGTCGCGCGCTCATCCACACGGTCCTGCGGCGGGGTGACGCGGTGCGCGACATCCTGATCCCCATCTCGACGGTCCTGTCTGCGGACGCGGACGCCTACATCGCGGGGCTCACGGCCTTCCGGGCGGGCCGTGTCGACGAATGGGTGCGCGCCTTCGCGGAGGCTGCCGAGCTGGCCGCTGGCACGGCCGTGCGCCTGGCGAAGGACGTCGCCCGGCTCGACCAGGAGAGCGTGGAGCGTCTCGTGGAGCATCGGCGTCAACAGGGGCTGGCGCCCGCGCGGCCTCGGGCGGACGCGGTCGTCCTGCGCATCCTCGATCGGCTGGCTACCGATCCGGTCCTCACGGAGGAGAGCGCCGCGCGCACCCACGGGGTGTCGCGGGTGGCCGCGCACCGGGCGCTGACCCAGCTGGCCGACGCGGGTGTCCTCGCGCGCAACAAGGATCAGAAGGGGCGCCTCGTCTGCTGGACGGCGGATCGCCATCTCGCGCTCGTGGCCCTCAGCGAGCGGAGCAACAGGGTCGGCGGCGGGGACACGACCGCGAGGCGACCCCGCCAGGGTCCGCCGGCTCCCGAGGCGTCCGCGGTCGGGCACCTCCGGGGAACGGACCGCTCGGAGGGCTGA